The Geminocystis sp. NIES-3708 genomic sequence TTTTCTGTAACTTTGATTTTGTTAAAGTATCTTCTAACTCTTGTAATAAAGAATTAGATATATAAATACTCGCCAAATTATTTTCTGTTAAACTAATTATTTCACGAGGCACTCCGCCCCACAATAATCCAGAAATCCAAATATTTGTATCTAATAAAAGTTTCATTATTTAGTCTTGGTTTCTCTAACTTCTTTTACTAGAGATACGATTTCTTCCATTGATAATTGATCTTCATCTTCTCCTAATTCATCTATTTTTTGCCATAAGTGATTAAGAGTTTTTTGTGGTTTTGCTAATTTTTTAATATACTGATATAATTCAGCTAATTTATCTTCGGGAATGTTATCAATTTCTGCTTTAATTAAATCTGCGATCGACATAAAATACCTACAAGTAAAGTTGATATATACATCAAATTATAACAAAATCAACTCAGCAAATAAATTATTAATCTGTAAAACATTCTCAACGATCAATCTTAACACATTAACTACGACACTATTTCCAAATTGTTTATAAGCAATATTATTACTACCACTAATAATAAAATCATCAGGAAATCCCATAATTCTCGCACATTCTCTAGGTGCTAATTTCCGAATTTTACCATTAATTAAATAAATACCAGTTTTTGACCCAATACCCCCACCATAAGCGGATAAAGTGATAGCATGACCAAATTGATGATAAATTCTTTCACCTTGCCCACCTTTATTAATCGTACCAATTCTAATGGTTTTTTGCGGATAATTCCCTAAAATATCTCTAGTTATCTCCAAATTTTCGTTCATTTTTATATCACTTCTATTAATAATAAAATCCTTAGTTTCTGAGTCATCTAAACAAAAATCAATTAAACTGGTTGCTTTACTATAACTATTAGGAAAAATAAACATTTTAACCTTTAAATCTTTTCTAAAACCTAAAATATAGATTCTTTCTCGCTTTTGAGGTACACCAAAATTAGAAGCATTTAACACTTGATAAAAAACATCATAACCAATTTCATTTAAAGTATTTTTAACAACTTTTAAAGTTTTACCACCATCATGCCTAGCAAAATTTTTCACATTTTCTAAGATTAATAATGACGGTTGATGATATTTAGCAATTCTCACTATATCAAAAAATAAAGTACCCCTAGTATCATTAAATCCTAATTGTTTCCCTGAAATACTAAAGGCTTGACAAGGAAAACCAGCACACAAAATATCATGACTAGGTATCTCATTTTCAGGAATTATGGTTATATCTCCTTCGGGTAAAATACCATAATTTTTTAAGTAAATTTCCTGACAATATTTATCCCATTCAGAAACAAAAACACATTTAGCACCATAATAACTTAATGCTTGATGAAAACCGCCAATTCCTGCGAATAAATCAATAAAAGTTTTTCCTTTTAACATTCACCTGATTATTATCTAATCCAAACTTTAACTGCAATATCTGCTAAATATTTTGAACGTTGATTAATAGCT encodes the following:
- a CDS encoding DNA cytosine methyltransferase; this translates as MLKGKTFIDLFAGIGGFHQALSYYGAKCVFVSEWDKYCQEIYLKNYGILPEGDITIIPENEIPSHDILCAGFPCQAFSISGKQLGFNDTRGTLFFDIVRIAKYHQPSLLILENVKNFARHDGGKTLKVVKNTLNEIGYDVFYQVLNASNFGVPQKRERIYILGFRKDLKVKMFIFPNSYSKATSLIDFCLDDSETKDFIINRSDIKMNENLEITRDILGNYPQKTIRIGTINKGGQGERIYHQFGHAITLSAYGGGIGSKTGIYLINGKIRKLAPRECARIMGFPDDFIISGSNNIAYKQFGNSVVVNVLRLIVENVLQINNLFAELILL